In Rhodococcus pseudokoreensis, the DNA window GGGTGGATGGTGGCCGCGCTGGCGGCTCCTCGGCGGCGAACGGCAGCGTGCGTGGCTCACGGAATTGTCGGTGGCGATGCCCCCGGTGCAGCGCCACGGAACCACCCCGCGGGCGGTGCTCGACGACTTGGTGACCGAGTTGACCGACCCCGTCGCCCGGCGGGTCCTGGGCGGCGGGCACCCCGACGATTCCGGCACGGCACCGGAGCACCCGCTGATCGACGCGCTGGTTCGGGGTGAGGACTTCGCCGACGGCACCGCCCAGCTGGCGGGTTCGCTCGACGGGTGGCGCGACAGCCTGAAGGTGGACGAGCCCGAACTGGTGCTGCGACTGCTCGAGCCGGAAGACGTGGACGTGGAGGGCGATTGGGACCCGGACACGGTGCTGTGGCGGCTGCAGGTGTGCCTGCGGCCGGAAGGTGAAGCGCCGGTGCCGATTCCGCTGCACCGTACGGAGGTGAGCCGCCTGCAGACCGGGGTTCGCAAACTGACCGAGGCTGTCGCCGCCTACCCGCGACTGCAGGACGTCCCGAGCGACCCCGACAGTCTCGACCTGATGCTGCCCACCGCGGTGGTCATCGACCTCGTCGGGCACGGCGCGGTGGCGTTGAAGGAGAAGGGCATCAGCCTGCTGCTGCCGCGGGCGTGGAGTGTGGCGTCGCCGTCGATGCGACTGCGGGTGAGCTCGCCGAGCACCCCGGCCAGCGCGGAGAACCGGTCCGTCGGCAAAGACCAATTGGTGCAGTACAACTGGGAACTGGCACTCGGCGACACGGTGCTCACCGCCGCGGAGATGAACCGGCTGGTCAATGCAAAGAGCGATCTCGTGCGGCTGCGCGGTGAGTGGGTCCGGGCCGATCAGGAGGTGCTCTCCCGCGCCGCGCGGTACGTGGCCGAGCGGCACGGCAGCGGCGACCGCGCCATCGTGGACCTGCTGAAAGACCTGATCGCGGACGATCTGTCCGACCTCCCCGTCGAGGAGGTCACCGCCACCGGCTGGGCGGCCGCGCTGCTCGACGGCGACACGAAGCCGCAGGACGTGCCGACCCCGGACGGATTGGACGCCACGCTGCGGCCGTACCAGAAGCGGGGGCTCGACTGGCTGGTGTTCATGAGCCGCCTCGGACTCGGGGCCGTCCTGGCCGACGACATGGGTCTCGGCAAGACACTGCAGTTGCTCGCCCTGCTGGCACATGAGAACGCCGCCACGCCCACGCTGCTGGTGTGCCCGATGTCGGTGGTCGGCAACTGGCAGCGGGAGGCGGCCCGCTTCGTTCCCTCGTTGCGGGTGCTGGTGCACCACGGTCCGCAGCGGCTGAGCGGTGACGACCTCACCACCGCCGTGACACAGAGCGACCTGGTGATCACCACGTACGCGCTGCTCGCCCGCGACGTCGCGCAGCTGAAGGAGCAGGACTGGCGGCGGGTGGTGCTCGACGAGGCGCAGCACATCAAGAACGCGAAGACCGGGCAGGCGCGCGCGGCCCGCAGCATCCCGGCGGCGCATCGCGTCGCGCTGACGGGCACCCCGGTCGAGAACCGGCTGGACGAGCTGCGCTCCATCCTCGATTTCGCGAACTCGGGCATCCTGGGCTCGGAGGCGATGTTCCGCAAGCGTTTCGTGGTGCCGATCGAGCGGGAGCAGGACGAGACGGCCGTCGCCCGGCTCCGCGCCGTCACGTCCCCGTTCGTGCTGCGCCGCGTCAAGACCGATCCCGCCGTCATCGCCGATCTTCCGGACAAGTTCGAGATGACGGTCCGCGCCAACCTCACCGCCGAGCAGGCCGCGCTGTACCGGGCGGTGGTCGACGACATGATGGCGCAGATCAAGGACAAGAAAGGGATGAAGCGCAAGGGCGCCGTCCTCGCCGCCCTGACCAAACTCAAGCAGGTATGCAACCATCCCGCGCATTTCCTGCGCGACGGGTCGGCGGTGATGCGGCGCGGACAGCACCGGTCCGGCAAGCTGGGGCTCGTCGAGGACATCCTCGATTCCGTCGTCGCGGACGGCGAGAAGGCGTTGCTGTTCACCCAGTTCCGTGAATTCGGTGATCTCGTCACCCCGTACCTCGCCGAACGTTTCGGTACCCCCGTACCGTTCCTGCACGGGGGTGTTCCGAAGCAGAAACGCGACGACATGGTGGCCTCGTTCCAGGGCGACGACGGACCGCCGATCATGATGCTGTCGCTGAAGGCCGGCGGAACCGGGCTGAACCTCACCGCGGCCAATCACGTCGTGCACCTCGACCGGTGGTGGAACCCGGCCGTCGAGAACCAGGCCACGGACCGGGCGTTCCGGATCGGCCAGCGTCGGGACGTGCAGGTGCGCAAGCTCGTGTGCGTCGGCACGCTGGAGGAGCGGATCGACGCGATGATCGCCACCAAACAGGAGTTGGCGGATCTCGCTGTCGGGACGGGCGAGAACTGGGTGACGGAGATGAGCACCGAACAGCTGGGCGAACTGCTGCGGCTCGGCGACGAGGCGGTGGGCGAATGACGAATCGGCGCCCCGGACCGTACTTCGGTCAGTACGGCCGGCGACGACCGGTGACGGGCGGGCTGGAGGCGCGGTCGCAGCGGGGATCGTTCGGGCGTACCTGGTGGGGCCGCAATTTCGTCGACATCATCGAGTTCGTCGCCGACAAGGGCCGGATGAGCCGCGGGCGGAGTTACGCGCGCAGCGGTCAGGTGATCTCGCTCGAGATCGCGGGCGGGACGGTGACGGGGGAGGTCCAGGGCAGTCAGCTCCAGCCGTTCGTCGCGACCGTGTCGATCGATCGCCTCGACGAGTCGGAGGTCGCCGAACTGGTCGCGCTGGTGCGCAGGCAACCGGGCAGTCTGGCGATGCTGGCGGGTGGCGGGGTTCCGGAGGCGCTCGGCCCCCTGTTGCTGCCCGCCGGGGCGTCCGCGCTGAACTACGACTGCACCTGCCCGGACGACGGGTGGCCGTGCAAGCATGCGGCGGCGGTCGCGTACCTCACCACCGAACGCATCGACGAGAACCCCCTCGAGATCCTGACGCTGCGCGGCGTCGATCTGGACATGCTGATCGAGGGTGTCGGGGGCGACTCCTCCGAAGCCGATGTCGACGACTGGTTCGGTGACGAGTCCTCCTTGCCCGGACTGCCCGACGCCGACTTCCGGGCGGCGATCGACGACCTCGACCCCCTCCTGCTGCGGAAGGCGATCCGCTCGGTCAGTGAGGACGAGCGCGCGGTGGACGCCGCGATCCGGGAGCTGAAAGCGCTGTACCAGCACTTCCGCTGACCATGGGATGATGAGGACGCGGAAGTTCGCCTCGTTTCGCGACCGGGAGCTGGTCAGTCATGGTGACGGTCTACCTGCTCGGCGAGCAGCGCGTGTCGGACCCGGAGGACGTCGAGGCAGGCACCGTCTCGTCACGGGCGATCGCGCTGCTGGCCTATCTCGTGCTGCACGCCGGTCTCGCCCAGTCCCGGACCCGTCTCGCCGGGCTGTTCTGGCCCGAATCGAGCGAGCAGCAGGCCCGCACCAATCTGCGGCGGGAGCTGCACAACCTCCGCGGCCTTCTGGGATCGGACGGTGCGCCGACCGCAGACGGGCCGACGCTGACGTGGACCGACTCGCCGTCGTGCCGGGTGGACGTCGACACCTTCCGCAACGAGCGGGCGGCAGCCCTCGCCGCCCTCGCCGATTCCGACACCCAGGCATTTCTCGAACACGCGGACCGCGCGATCGACACCTATCGCGGTGATCTCATGCCCGGGGCGTACGAGGACTGGGTCCTCGACCACCGGGACGTGCTGCGCCGCGAGTGCGTCGAACTCTGCGAGGCGACGGTGCGGGTGCTGCGGGAGTCGGGTGAGGTGGAAACGGCGACGGCGTGCGCTCGCCGTCGCATCCAACTCGACCCACTGGCGGAGGTCGGGTACCGGGCACTGATGGAATTGCAGGCCGCATCGGGCGACCGGGCGGCCGCGATGACCACGTATCACCGGTGCGCGGCGGTGCTCGAGACCGAACTCGGGGTCGCGCCGGGCGCCGCGACCACCCGGCTGTTCGACAACCTGCTGGGGGAGCAACCCGCCCCGGCTCCCCGGCCCGACCACGTTCGGACGGCGGTGCCCGTCCTGATTGGGCGGGAACGCGAGTGCGGGGAATTGCAGCGGCGGTGGCGGCAGACCCTCGACGGCAGCCAGGGCCTGGTGCTCGTCTCGGGTGATGCGGGGGTCGGCAAGACCCGGTTGACCACCGAACTCGCGGAGATCGCTCGCGCCGACGGGGCAGTGGTGGCGACCGCGCGGTGTTTCGGACTGCCGGGCCGCGTCGCGCTCGCCCCCGTCGCCGAGTGGCTGCGCAGCCCGGAGTTTCGATCGGCGGTCGGGTCGCTGGACCCGTTGTGGAGGGCCGAGGTCGAACGCCTGGTCCCGAGCGCCGAGTCCGCGCCGCGGCCGGCGACGTCCCGGGCGATGGTCGACGCGTGGCAGAGGCACCGCTTCTTCGAGGGGACGGCGCGCGCAGTGCTGTCGCCCGGCCGGCCGGTCCTGCTCGTCCTCGACGACCTGCAGTGGTGCGACGCGGAGACGACGGCGTGGCTGGCGTTCCTGCTGTCCCTCGACGCCCACCAGCGGGTACTGGTCGCGGCGACCGCCCGCACGGACGAGGCGCAGTCCCGCCGCGACGTGACGGACGCGCTGCGGGCCCTCCGGTCGGCGCGACTGGTCACCGACGTCGAGGTCGACCCGTTGACCGCGGACGGGACCGCCGAACTGGCGAGGTCCCTCGGTGGCCCGGTGCTGGATCCTGCGGAGGAAGCGGTTCTGTACGCCGCGACCGCGGGTTACCCGCTGTACGTCGTGGAGGCCGCCAGGATGGTGCCGGGCGCGGATGCGACCGGGGGCGGCGGCGACCTCGGCGAGGTGCTGGCCCGGCGACTCGAACAGTGCTCGGAACCGGCCCGGGACGTCGCAGGCCTCGCCGCGGCCCTCGGCACGGATTTCGATCTGGACCTGCTCAGCGAGGCGAGCGATCTGGACACAGATTCCCTCGTGCAGGCGGTGGACGAACTGTGGCGGCGCAGGATCGTCCGGCCTGCGGGCACCGGGTACGACTTCGTGCACGATCTGGTCCGGGAGGCCGCGTACCGCTCGGTCGGTCCGCCGCGACGCTGGCTCCTGCATCGGCGTCTGGCGCAGGGACTCGAACTTCTGCACACCGGCCGCACCGACGACGTGGCCGCGCAACTCGCCGAGCAGTACCGGCGCGGCGGCCGCCCCGACCGCGCGCTCCACTATCTGCAGCGCGCCGCCGAGGTGGCGGCAGGCGTGTTCGCGAACGCCGACGCCCTACGGCTCTTCCGGGACTGCCTCGACCTTCTCGAGGCGATGCCGGTGGGCCGCAACCGGGACGCTCACGAGGTGGACGTGCGCCTGGGCATGTCGGCGCCGCTGACCACCCTGTACGGATACTCCGCCCCGCCGCTCGAGCGGACGCTGGACCGCACCATGGAGTTGGGGCAACGACTCCGCAGGCCGAAGGTGGTGCTCGGTGCGCTGATCGGATTGTTCGCGGTCCACTTCGTGCAGGGGCACACCGCGCAGGCCCACGGACTCGGATTGCGTGCCCTCGAACTGTCCGCGGCGGATCCGGAATTCGAGGGCCAGGCGCACTTCGCGGTGGCGGGTGGCGCCCTCGGTCTCGGCAGGCCGAGGGAGGCGATCGAGCATTTCGACATCGCGCAGCGATCGTTCGCGGACGACTATTCGTTCATCCTCGGAACGCGGCTGGAGGTGCATTGCCACGCGTGGGAGTCGCACGCGTACTGGATGATCGGCGACGCGCAGGCGGCCGAGCAGGCGTGCGCGGATGCCCTCGCGCTGGGCAGGACCTGCGGTCATCCGTACAGTCTCGCGGTGGCGCTGGGATACGCGTCGGTGCTGCACCAGGTGCGGGGCGACGACGCCGCGCTGCTCGCCTCGCTGACGGAGTTGCGGCAGCTGTGCGAGCGTTACCACTTCGCCTACTACAGCCAGTGGTCGCAGATCCTCGAAGGCCGGCTTGTCGGCGGCGAGCCGGGGATCGCGAAGATCCGCGACGGGCTCGCCGCGTTGCGACGGCAGCGGGCCTTCGCGCGGATGCCGTACTGGCTCTCGCTGCTGGCGGAAGTCCAGATCGACATCGGGTCGACGGCCGCCGCCCGCGCCACCCTCGATGCCGCCTTGATTGCCGCCGAGCAACACGACGACCGCTGGTGGTTGCCGCAGGTCCTGAAACTTCGCGCGGAAGCCGGGCCGTTCGCGGGCGGGGTGTCGGCGCGAACGGTGCGCGAACGCCCGATTCCTACGGTGTGAAGTACCAGGAACTACCCGTTCCGGGGCCGCCGATCCGAGGAGAAAGTCATGAGCACCACCACCA includes these proteins:
- a CDS encoding DEAD/DEAH box helicase — protein: MLHGLWTPGSGLMLWVEDRNPATEEPTDAVGRVLARKFRHHVKVPMPTPSGPEMLEWAAVALAPPDATDFLLSVSARDPRIAGDLRYLAHVARGVERWVRAGRVVPEVHRAEGGWWPRWRLLGGERQRAWLTELSVAMPPVQRHGTTPRAVLDDLVTELTDPVARRVLGGGHPDDSGTAPEHPLIDALVRGEDFADGTAQLAGSLDGWRDSLKVDEPELVLRLLEPEDVDVEGDWDPDTVLWRLQVCLRPEGEAPVPIPLHRTEVSRLQTGVRKLTEAVAAYPRLQDVPSDPDSLDLMLPTAVVIDLVGHGAVALKEKGISLLLPRAWSVASPSMRLRVSSPSTPASAENRSVGKDQLVQYNWELALGDTVLTAAEMNRLVNAKSDLVRLRGEWVRADQEVLSRAARYVAERHGSGDRAIVDLLKDLIADDLSDLPVEEVTATGWAAALLDGDTKPQDVPTPDGLDATLRPYQKRGLDWLVFMSRLGLGAVLADDMGLGKTLQLLALLAHENAATPTLLVCPMSVVGNWQREAARFVPSLRVLVHHGPQRLSGDDLTTAVTQSDLVITTYALLARDVAQLKEQDWRRVVLDEAQHIKNAKTGQARAARSIPAAHRVALTGTPVENRLDELRSILDFANSGILGSEAMFRKRFVVPIEREQDETAVARLRAVTSPFVLRRVKTDPAVIADLPDKFEMTVRANLTAEQAALYRAVVDDMMAQIKDKKGMKRKGAVLAALTKLKQVCNHPAHFLRDGSAVMRRGQHRSGKLGLVEDILDSVVADGEKALLFTQFREFGDLVTPYLAERFGTPVPFLHGGVPKQKRDDMVASFQGDDGPPIMMLSLKAGGTGLNLTAANHVVHLDRWWNPAVENQATDRAFRIGQRRDVQVRKLVCVGTLEERIDAMIATKQELADLAVGTGENWVTEMSTEQLGELLRLGDEAVGE
- a CDS encoding AAA family ATPase, with the protein product MVTVYLLGEQRVSDPEDVEAGTVSSRAIALLAYLVLHAGLAQSRTRLAGLFWPESSEQQARTNLRRELHNLRGLLGSDGAPTADGPTLTWTDSPSCRVDVDTFRNERAAALAALADSDTQAFLEHADRAIDTYRGDLMPGAYEDWVLDHRDVLRRECVELCEATVRVLRESGEVETATACARRRIQLDPLAEVGYRALMELQAASGDRAAAMTTYHRCAAVLETELGVAPGAATTRLFDNLLGEQPAPAPRPDHVRTAVPVLIGRERECGELQRRWRQTLDGSQGLVLVSGDAGVGKTRLTTELAEIARADGAVVATARCFGLPGRVALAPVAEWLRSPEFRSAVGSLDPLWRAEVERLVPSAESAPRPATSRAMVDAWQRHRFFEGTARAVLSPGRPVLLVLDDLQWCDAETTAWLAFLLSLDAHQRVLVAATARTDEAQSRRDVTDALRALRSARLVTDVEVDPLTADGTAELARSLGGPVLDPAEEAVLYAATAGYPLYVVEAARMVPGADATGGGGDLGEVLARRLEQCSEPARDVAGLAAALGTDFDLDLLSEASDLDTDSLVQAVDELWRRRIVRPAGTGYDFVHDLVREAAYRSVGPPRRWLLHRRLAQGLELLHTGRTDDVAAQLAEQYRRGGRPDRALHYLQRAAEVAAGVFANADALRLFRDCLDLLEAMPVGRNRDAHEVDVRLGMSAPLTTLYGYSAPPLERTLDRTMELGQRLRRPKVVLGALIGLFAVHFVQGHTAQAHGLGLRALELSAADPEFEGQAHFAVAGGALGLGRPREAIEHFDIAQRSFADDYSFILGTRLEVHCHAWESHAYWMIGDAQAAEQACADALALGRTCGHPYSLAVALGYASVLHQVRGDDAALLASLTELRQLCERYHFAYYSQWSQILEGRLVGGEPGIAKIRDGLAALRRQRAFARMPYWLSLLAEVQIDIGSTAAARATLDAALIAAEQHDDRWWLPQVLKLRAEAGPFAGGVSARTVRERPIPTV
- a CDS encoding SWIM zinc finger family protein → MTNRRPGPYFGQYGRRRPVTGGLEARSQRGSFGRTWWGRNFVDIIEFVADKGRMSRGRSYARSGQVISLEIAGGTVTGEVQGSQLQPFVATVSIDRLDESEVAELVALVRRQPGSLAMLAGGGVPEALGPLLLPAGASALNYDCTCPDDGWPCKHAAAVAYLTTERIDENPLEILTLRGVDLDMLIEGVGGDSSEADVDDWFGDESSLPGLPDADFRAAIDDLDPLLLRKAIRSVSEDERAVDAAIRELKALYQHFR